Proteins co-encoded in one Spirosoma endbachense genomic window:
- a CDS encoding MBOAT family O-acyltransferase, whose amino-acid sequence MLFSSAIFLFLYLPIFLVIYYVIPRDWRNAFLFFASLVFYAWGETLVVLVLLLSAFINFVAGRLIEQGQRKTGLLLSLIGSLSLLVYYKYANFLFNSLQGIAKLLMIPGADEINLAEIALPIGISFYTFQGISYTLDIYWGHIRANRNFLDYGTYVAMFPHQIAGPIVRYADIAPELTKRTVTIEKFGIGAERFIIGLAKKILMANTFAGVADVIFSAPTTSYSTATAWLGIIFYALQIYYDFSGYSDMAIGLGKMLGFDFKENFNYPYIAHSVQDFWRRWHISLSSWFRDYLYIPLGGNRKSRVRVYGNLLLVFFITGLWHGASWNFIVWGLYHGLFLLIERAGLSKLLVRVWAPVAHVYTLLVVLIGWVFFRIENLPDAINYLQKMIGLGPVVTVEAFAPSYFINVETVVVLILGILLATPIHNRFHQWWMRRAPYFPVRLVSDSLYTFGLLALFVTTIMYLAADTYNPFIYFRF is encoded by the coding sequence ATGCTTTTCAGTTCGGCTATTTTTCTGTTTTTATACCTGCCAATTTTTCTGGTTATTTATTATGTAATACCCAGGGATTGGCGCAATGCTTTTTTGTTTTTCGCAAGCCTGGTTTTTTATGCCTGGGGTGAAACTCTGGTTGTGCTGGTTTTATTGTTATCTGCTTTTATTAATTTCGTTGCCGGGAGACTTATTGAGCAGGGGCAGCGTAAGACTGGTCTGTTACTTTCCCTGATTGGAAGTCTCTCGTTATTAGTATATTATAAATATGCCAACTTTCTCTTTAACTCATTACAGGGTATTGCTAAATTATTGATGATACCGGGCGCTGATGAAATTAATCTGGCAGAGATTGCACTTCCAATAGGTATTAGTTTCTATACATTTCAGGGAATTTCTTACACCTTAGATATATACTGGGGGCATATTCGGGCTAATCGGAATTTTCTGGATTATGGAACTTATGTGGCCATGTTTCCGCACCAGATTGCCGGTCCGATTGTCCGTTACGCTGATATTGCGCCTGAGTTAACGAAGCGCACTGTTACCATCGAAAAATTTGGGATCGGAGCAGAGCGATTCATTATTGGGTTAGCTAAAAAAATTCTGATGGCCAATACGTTTGCTGGTGTCGCTGATGTCATTTTCAGCGCGCCAACTACCAGTTATTCGACTGCAACGGCCTGGCTGGGTATTATATTTTATGCGCTCCAGATCTATTACGATTTCTCTGGCTACTCAGATATGGCTATTGGCCTGGGCAAGATGCTGGGTTTCGATTTTAAAGAGAATTTCAATTACCCATACATAGCTCATTCCGTTCAGGATTTCTGGCGTCGGTGGCACATTTCATTATCAAGTTGGTTTAGAGATTATCTTTACATTCCATTAGGTGGCAATCGGAAAAGCAGAGTGCGTGTTTATGGTAACTTGCTACTGGTTTTTTTCATAACAGGGCTGTGGCATGGCGCTAGCTGGAATTTTATCGTCTGGGGGCTATATCATGGTCTGTTTCTGCTCATTGAGCGGGCTGGCCTTAGTAAGCTGCTGGTACGGGTTTGGGCGCCTGTTGCGCACGTTTATACATTACTGGTTGTATTAATAGGCTGGGTGTTTTTCCGGATCGAGAATTTGCCTGATGCGATTAACTATTTACAGAAAATGATAGGTTTAGGCCCTGTTGTAACCGTTGAAGCGTTTGCTCCTTCTTACTTTATAAATGTTGAGACGGTAGTAGTGCTGATATTGGGTATACTACTGGCTACACCGATACATAATCGTTTTCATCAATGGTGGATGCGTCGGGCCCCTTATTTTCCGGTCCGGCTGGTATCTGATTCATTGTATACATTTGGCCTGCTTGCCCTATTTGTAACAACCATTATGTATCTGGCTGCCGATACATATAATCCGTTTATTTATTTTCGATTTTAG
- a CDS encoding alginate O-acetyltransferase AlgX-related protein, whose amino-acid sequence MIAFGFATLLFFPILDQCLDLSTGFKSTEKRILAPFPTFRFPHVKSYIHEFDEYYKENFGWRNALFHAYSYWKLVILGQSPLPDKVVVGKHGWFYPGNSLNHAVDKHRGLMPMSQSSMHAICQRLSHFQQQLAKHGTRLYILVAPDSYTIYPENLPDYIHENGPSNLDLFKQYLTQHTTVPFIDIRNALRMAKKNHVVYSQTDTHWNDYGSLIASLTVVDYVKKDFPQLIDANLSDYRVKATNGMGGDLVTMLALNKELKDSVVYRITPVPSLAARQIENTPNADMNLPSSRFIGQKSTLPKLLLIGDSFSFSMNQFIPNHFGESYLVRTNRFKMDLVQNEHPDIVVLEIVERNIDLLASY is encoded by the coding sequence ATGATTGCCTTTGGATTTGCAACATTATTATTTTTCCCAATACTCGATCAGTGCCTGGACCTATCGACCGGGTTTAAAAGCACGGAAAAACGTATTCTTGCTCCATTCCCAACGTTTAGATTTCCTCATGTTAAATCCTATATCCACGAATTTGATGAGTATTATAAGGAAAATTTTGGGTGGCGTAATGCCCTTTTTCACGCATATAGCTATTGGAAGTTAGTAATCCTTGGTCAATCTCCGTTACCCGATAAAGTTGTAGTTGGTAAACACGGCTGGTTTTACCCCGGAAATAGCCTCAATCATGCTGTTGATAAACACCGGGGCTTGATGCCAATGTCGCAAAGTTCCATGCATGCCATATGCCAGCGATTAAGCCATTTTCAACAGCAACTGGCCAAACATGGAACACGATTATATATCCTTGTTGCTCCTGATTCTTATACAATATATCCTGAAAATTTGCCAGACTATATTCACGAGAATGGGCCGTCTAATCTGGATTTATTTAAACAATACCTGACTCAGCATACCACTGTTCCATTCATCGATATACGTAACGCGCTGCGAATGGCTAAGAAAAATCATGTTGTTTACTCGCAAACCGATACACACTGGAATGACTATGGATCGTTAATAGCCTCGTTAACAGTAGTTGATTATGTTAAAAAAGACTTCCCTCAGTTAATCGATGCCAATTTATCTGATTACCGAGTGAAAGCGACGAATGGTATGGGGGGGGATTTAGTGACGATGCTGGCCTTAAATAAAGAGTTGAAAGATTCGGTCGTCTATAGAATTACGCCAGTTCCTTCTTTAGCCGCCCGGCAAATAGAAAATACGCCGAATGCCGATATGAATTTACCCTCTTCGCGATTTATCGGCCAGAAATCTACTCTACCTAAGCTATTATTAATTGGCGATTCGTTTAGTTTTAGCATGAATCAATTCATCCCGAATCATTTTGGGGAGTCTTATCTGGTACGTACCAATCGGTTCAAAATGGACCTGGTTCAGAATGAGCATCCCGATATTGTTGTGCTTGAGATTGTTGAGCGGAATATAGACTTATTAGCGAGCTATTAG
- a CDS encoding GMC family oxidoreductase encodes MTFDYIIIGAGSAGCVLANRLSVDPSLSVLLLEAGGPDKKMEIHIPAAYTKLNGTAVDWGFWTEPQLALNGRRMYQPRGKTLGGCSSTNAMAYVRGNRLDYDDWAAHGGNTGWGYADVLPYFIRSEHNEQYSQLDSYYHGHEGLLNVTNATRYQTPLAGAFVKSCIQAGIRENQDYNGEEQEGTGFFQFTIKGGKRHSAASAFLKPVLSRSNLTVITHALTKQILLKNDRATGVEFITGKNQTQLATATKEVILSAGAFQSPQLLMLSGIGPVDALRQGKVAVKKELIGVGQNLQDHLFTGVSSLCSQRGISSNFHLKPINQLKAMGQYFLFGKGPFTVSPLEAVAFLKTDPSQDRPNMQFHFAPIHMGDDYTTDVYDLTTYPTTDGYTILPTLLKPKSVGYVGLRSNNPLDAPLIQPNYLEHEDDRMVLINGIRQALTVMQADAFDSYRLRIQTPTDYSSDDALWQHILQQLETVYHPVGTCKMGSDHDETAVVDANLRVRGVEGLRVVDASIMPTIVSGNTNAPVIMIAEKAADLILGKPMMKLPKHILSES; translated from the coding sequence ATGACATTCGACTACATTATTATTGGAGCGGGTTCAGCGGGTTGTGTACTGGCCAATCGGCTTTCTGTTGATCCATCCTTATCTGTACTTCTTCTGGAGGCAGGCGGTCCAGACAAAAAGATGGAGATTCATATTCCGGCAGCTTATACAAAACTGAATGGCACTGCCGTTGACTGGGGTTTCTGGACAGAACCCCAATTAGCGCTTAATGGCCGCCGAATGTATCAGCCACGCGGTAAAACACTCGGAGGCTGTAGTTCGACCAACGCAATGGCTTATGTTCGTGGTAACCGGCTTGATTACGACGATTGGGCGGCACATGGAGGAAATACAGGATGGGGTTATGCTGACGTTCTGCCTTATTTTATCCGGTCAGAACATAATGAGCAGTATAGTCAGTTAGATTCCTACTATCATGGCCATGAAGGGCTCTTAAACGTGACCAATGCGACCAGGTATCAAACGCCCCTGGCTGGTGCTTTCGTTAAATCCTGTATTCAGGCGGGCATCCGCGAGAATCAGGACTATAATGGGGAAGAGCAGGAAGGAACCGGGTTCTTCCAGTTTACCATTAAAGGTGGCAAACGCCACAGTGCAGCTTCAGCCTTTTTAAAACCGGTACTAAGCCGATCGAATCTGACGGTAATCACGCATGCCTTAACGAAGCAGATTTTACTGAAAAATGACCGGGCAACTGGTGTTGAATTCATAACGGGCAAGAATCAGACTCAACTAGCGACCGCAACCAAGGAAGTTATCCTATCAGCGGGAGCGTTTCAGTCTCCCCAATTGCTCATGCTATCCGGAATCGGCCCGGTCGATGCATTACGCCAGGGGAAAGTTGCCGTAAAGAAGGAACTCATTGGTGTAGGCCAGAATTTACAGGATCATCTCTTTACGGGTGTCAGTAGCTTGTGTTCGCAACGGGGTATCTCGTCAAATTTTCACCTTAAGCCAATCAATCAATTGAAGGCCATGGGTCAATATTTTCTGTTCGGGAAGGGGCCATTTACGGTTAGCCCACTCGAAGCAGTCGCTTTTCTGAAAACAGACCCATCGCAGGATCGCCCCAATATGCAGTTTCACTTCGCCCCTATACACATGGGCGATGACTACACAACCGACGTGTATGACCTGACAACATACCCTACCACCGACGGTTACACGATCCTGCCCACGTTATTAAAGCCCAAAAGCGTAGGCTATGTCGGATTACGGTCAAATAATCCACTTGACGCGCCCCTGATTCAGCCTAACTATCTGGAGCATGAAGATGACAGGATGGTGCTCATCAACGGTATTCGGCAGGCATTAACCGTCATGCAGGCAGATGCCTTTGATTCGTACCGGCTTCGGATTCAAACACCCACCGATTATAGCTCCGATGATGCACTCTGGCAACATATCCTGCAACAGCTTGAAACAGTATATCACCCGGTAGGCACCTGCAAAATGGGCTCAGATCATGATGAAACGGCTGTAGTTGACGCGAATCTGCGTGTTCGGGGAGTTGAAGGATTACGGGTTGTTGATGCCTCAATTATGCCAACCATCGTATCTGGAAATACGAATGCCCCTGTCATTATGATTGCAGAAAAAGCGGCTGATCTAATTTTAGGAAAACCAATGATGAAACTACCGAAACACATCCTTTCGGAGTCTTAA
- a CDS encoding SMP-30/gluconolactonase/LRE family protein, translating into MDEIRVLATGLRFPEGPVFDEDGCLWCVEQEGEGLFCRDSSGETTRIKTGGRPNGAAVRDGYVWFCDSGQHSIRRLNSKTKHIETVIDRIGTERLQWPNDLHFDHLGNLLFTCPGAPDDDQTGYVGVYSREGLAEIIADGLNYPNGLTILPDNQTLLIGETHRQRIWQGYWDATGLSWENISVWTSVIDVPDGDSIPGPDGFTVGPDGNIYVAVYGAGVIRVFSPDGNLEREIKLPGQNPSNCVFDPKGNLGLVVTETERGELLSLRV; encoded by the coding sequence ATGGACGAAATACGTGTACTGGCAACAGGATTACGCTTTCCCGAAGGTCCGGTGTTTGATGAAGATGGATGTCTTTGGTGCGTAGAGCAGGAAGGAGAGGGGTTATTTTGCCGGGATTCAAGTGGAGAAACCACACGAATTAAGACCGGGGGACGACCTAACGGAGCCGCTGTTCGTGACGGTTATGTCTGGTTTTGCGATTCAGGCCAGCATTCGATCCGGCGGTTAAATAGTAAAACGAAACATATAGAAACGGTAATCGACCGAATAGGCACTGAGCGGCTACAATGGCCGAATGATCTGCATTTTGACCATTTGGGAAATCTATTGTTTACCTGCCCTGGTGCCCCCGACGACGATCAGACAGGATATGTTGGCGTTTATTCGCGGGAGGGATTGGCTGAGATTATTGCCGACGGATTGAACTACCCCAATGGATTGACTATACTGCCTGATAATCAGACATTACTCATCGGTGAAACCCACCGGCAGCGTATCTGGCAGGGATATTGGGATGCTACGGGTCTAAGTTGGGAGAATATCAGTGTATGGACGTCAGTTATTGACGTTCCCGATGGAGACTCGATTCCGGGGCCCGATGGATTTACGGTTGGGCCCGATGGAAATATATACGTAGCCGTATACGGAGCCGGTGTAATCAGGGTATTTTCGCCAGATGGAAACCTGGAGAGAGAAATCAAATTGCCCGGTCAGAATCCATCCAACTGCGTATTCGATCCTAAGGGTAATTTAGGCCTGGTTGTTACTGAAACGGAGCGGGGAGAATTGCTGAGCCTTCGTGTATAG
- a CDS encoding phosphatidylserine decarboxylase family protein → MRLHREGFTIMITTGLVLLALNLLAYFYLFSDNSTAITLLAIASFILFGLIVQFFRVPTRQLTVHESQVIAPADGTVVVIEETSEDEYFKSRRRQVSIFMSPLNVHVNRNPVTGIVRYFKYYPGKYLVAWHPKSSTENERTTIVIQSANGAEVLFRQIAGAVARRIIWYVKEGQPVKQGDEMGFIKFGSRVDVFLPLDAEINVKIGDKTKGGVTVLAELK, encoded by the coding sequence ATGCGCTTACACCGCGAAGGTTTCACCATAATGATTACCACAGGGCTGGTATTACTGGCCCTGAACCTACTGGCATATTTTTATCTATTCTCCGATAATTCAACTGCCATCACGCTATTAGCCATAGCCAGCTTCATTCTGTTTGGGCTGATCGTGCAGTTTTTTCGTGTGCCAACCCGGCAATTAACTGTCCACGAATCGCAGGTGATCGCACCAGCCGATGGTACCGTTGTGGTCATTGAAGAAACCAGCGAAGACGAATATTTTAAGTCTCGTCGGCGACAGGTTTCTATTTTTATGTCGCCCTTAAATGTGCATGTAAACCGAAACCCCGTAACGGGCATAGTCCGCTATTTCAAGTATTATCCAGGAAAGTATCTGGTAGCCTGGCATCCGAAATCAAGTACTGAAAATGAACGGACTACGATTGTCATTCAATCGGCCAATGGTGCTGAAGTCCTTTTCCGACAAATTGCAGGAGCCGTGGCCCGGCGTATCATCTGGTATGTGAAAGAAGGGCAACCTGTTAAGCAGGGCGACGAAATGGGCTTCATTAAATTTGGCTCTCGGGTTGATGTATTCCTCCCGCTTGACGCCGAAATCAATGTAAAGATCGGCGATAAAACAAAAGGGGGAGTCACTGTGCTGGCTGAATTAAAATAA
- a CDS encoding Glu/Leu/Phe/Val family dehydrogenase yields the protein MAYIEPAPIKDKENPLESMMSRFDAAARLLGISDEMYDILKVPARQVIVGLPVTMDNGAIKVFEGYRVIHSNILGPAKGGIRLDPGVNLDEVRALAAWMTWKCAVVDIPYGGAKGGIACNPREMSAGEIERLIRQYTVAMLDVIGPDRDIPAPDMGTGPREMAWIVDEYSKAKGMTVNNVVTGKPLVLGGSLGRTEATGRGVTVAALSAMDKLRMNPYRATAAVQGFGNVGSFAAELLHERGVTVVAISDISGGYYNASGIDITAAVTYRNGNKGTLEGFSGAEKISNEELLSLAVDVLVPAAKEDVITDDNAASIQARMIVEGANGPTSASADEIINSKGILVVPDILANAGGVTVSYFEWVQNRIGYKWTLDRINRRADRVMKDAFDRVFETSQRYQVPLRLAAYIVAIDKVSSTYKFRGGY from the coding sequence ATGGCATACATTGAACCAGCCCCAATAAAAGATAAAGAAAATCCACTTGAGTCCATGATGTCGCGATTTGATGCGGCCGCCCGTCTTCTGGGCATTTCGGACGAAATGTATGATATCCTGAAAGTACCAGCCCGACAAGTTATTGTTGGGTTGCCCGTTACGATGGACAATGGTGCCATCAAAGTTTTTGAGGGTTATCGCGTTATTCACTCCAACATTTTGGGACCGGCTAAAGGCGGTATTCGGCTTGATCCGGGAGTAAATCTGGATGAAGTTCGGGCATTAGCCGCCTGGATGACCTGGAAATGCGCCGTCGTTGATATTCCTTATGGTGGTGCGAAGGGCGGTATTGCCTGTAACCCACGCGAAATGTCGGCTGGAGAAATTGAACGACTTATCCGGCAATATACAGTTGCTATGCTCGACGTAATTGGTCCTGACCGCGATATTCCAGCTCCTGACATGGGTACCGGGCCTCGCGAAATGGCCTGGATTGTCGATGAATACTCAAAAGCGAAAGGCATGACTGTCAACAACGTAGTGACAGGCAAACCATTAGTGTTGGGTGGCTCTCTTGGCCGAACAGAAGCCACCGGACGTGGTGTTACGGTAGCTGCACTGTCTGCAATGGATAAACTCCGCATGAATCCGTATCGGGCTACAGCCGCCGTACAGGGTTTTGGTAACGTCGGTTCGTTTGCGGCTGAGCTTCTCCATGAACGGGGAGTTACTGTTGTCGCTATCAGCGATATCTCTGGCGGGTATTACAATGCATCGGGTATTGACATTACGGCAGCCGTAACGTATCGGAACGGGAATAAAGGCACGCTCGAAGGTTTTAGTGGAGCCGAGAAAATATCAAATGAAGAACTGCTCTCGCTGGCCGTCGATGTGTTAGTGCCAGCGGCCAAAGAAGACGTCATTACTGACGACAATGCAGCATCAATACAGGCCCGCATGATCGTTGAAGGAGCAAACGGCCCGACTTCGGCATCAGCCGATGAAATTATTAATAGTAAAGGCATTCTGGTTGTTCCCGATATTCTGGCTAACGCCGGAGGAGTTACGGTTTCCTACTTTGAGTGGGTTCAGAACCGAATTGGTTACAAATGGACGCTGGATCGCATCAATCGCCGGGCCGACCGAGTGATGAAAGATGCCTTCGATCGTGTATTCGAAACCTCTCAACGGTATCAGGTACCGCTACGTTTAGCTGCTTATATCGTAGCGATCGACAAAGTGTCCAGTACCTATAAATTCCGTGGTGGTTATTGA
- a CDS encoding TraR/DksA family transcriptional regulator translates to MVQEEKKRYSEEDLKEFEELISQKLEATRSELNYIKETLSKRNDSGTDNTSGNSKLLEDGADTSERENLSQLAARLQKFTQQLDAAMVRIKNGTYGVCKDTGKLIPKERLRAVPHTQQTIEAKLRQSN, encoded by the coding sequence ATGGTTCAGGAAGAAAAAAAACGCTACTCGGAAGAAGACCTGAAAGAGTTCGAAGAACTGATCAGTCAGAAACTTGAAGCGACCCGTAGTGAGTTGAATTATATTAAGGAAACACTTAGCAAACGCAACGATAGTGGTACCGATAATACATCAGGTAATTCTAAATTGCTTGAGGATGGTGCCGATACCAGCGAACGTGAAAACCTTAGTCAGTTAGCGGCTCGCCTACAAAAATTTACGCAGCAGTTAGACGCGGCCATGGTACGGATTAAAAATGGAACCTACGGGGTCTGTAAGGATACCGGAAAACTGATTCCAAAAGAGCGTCTCCGCGCAGTACCACATACGCAACAAACAATAGAGGCTAAGTTGCGCCAGTCAAACTAA
- a CDS encoding phage holin family protein yields MLERLEEIRENIFRYLEARIELFTLETRGKVEEGVVVGIHGIVLALLGTMTIIFLFSLLAAYLNEVTNSRYMGFVIVAGFFLLLTLIWATASGFVKSKIRVAAYKAIKKSQEKKAEEKSEAIHELMEKTRASLNESSRYPE; encoded by the coding sequence ATGCTGGAACGCCTGGAAGAAATTCGGGAAAATATCTTCCGCTATCTGGAGGCTCGAATCGAGCTATTTACACTCGAGACAAGAGGCAAAGTGGAAGAAGGAGTTGTGGTCGGTATTCATGGTATTGTGCTGGCGCTTCTAGGCACCATGACGATCATATTCTTATTTAGTTTGCTGGCTGCTTACCTGAATGAGGTGACAAATAGCCGGTACATGGGTTTTGTGATAGTAGCCGGTTTTTTTCTATTATTGACACTAATCTGGGCTACAGCCAGCGGTTTTGTTAAATCGAAAATACGGGTAGCTGCCTATAAGGCCATTAAAAAAAGTCAGGAAAAAAAGGCAGAAGAAAAATCAGAAGCCATCCATGAGTTAATGGAAAAAACGCGTGCCAGCCTAAATGAAAGCAGCCGTTACCCTGAATAA
- a CDS encoding geranylgeranylglyceryl/heptaprenylglyceryl phosphate synthase, protein MRSTQPQTPRLEANTTKRHPLSLQTTLRTYKSSGRKAFAVLLDPDKIKQDELAALLDRTNQHSVDFFLVGGSLVTDYAHKEIIATIREHTDIPVVLFPGNPLHIEPSADAILLLSLISGRNPEFLIGQHVIAAPLLRRSGLEIVSTGYMLVDSGTQTTVSYISGTTPLPHDKPDVAACTAMAGEMLGLQLIYLDAGSGARWPVPADMIAAVRAVVDVPILVGGGINSGEKAYNALKAGADVIVVGNGIEHNPELLPELSAIVHAFNQSVVQA, encoded by the coding sequence ATGCGATCAACCCAACCGCAGACCCCACGATTGGAAGCCAATACCACGAAAAGGCACCCACTAAGCCTGCAGACTACTCTACGCACTTATAAATCATCGGGCCGGAAAGCATTTGCCGTCTTGCTCGATCCGGATAAGATCAAGCAAGACGAGCTTGCGGCTTTATTAGATCGTACGAACCAACATTCCGTTGATTTTTTTCTGGTTGGTGGCAGCCTGGTTACCGATTACGCACACAAAGAGATCATTGCTACTATTCGCGAGCACACCGACATACCCGTAGTGCTGTTTCCTGGGAACCCACTGCATATCGAACCGTCGGCTGATGCTATTCTTCTGCTTTCGCTTATTTCGGGCCGGAATCCCGAATTTCTAATAGGGCAACATGTCATTGCGGCCCCACTACTCAGGAGAAGTGGCCTGGAAATAGTATCTACCGGTTATATGCTGGTCGATAGTGGTACGCAAACAACGGTTTCGTACATCAGCGGAACGACCCCATTACCGCACGATAAGCCTGATGTTGCCGCTTGCACGGCAATGGCAGGAGAAATGCTTGGGTTACAATTAATTTATTTAGACGCAGGTAGTGGGGCCCGTTGGCCAGTCCCGGCAGACATGATTGCGGCTGTTCGGGCTGTAGTCGATGTCCCGATACTGGTGGGGGGCGGTATCAATTCTGGTGAAAAAGCGTACAATGCGTTGAAAGCCGGTGCCGATGTGATCGTTGTCGGAAACGGTATCGAACATAATCCGGAATTGTTGCCCGAGTTGTCGGCCATCGTACACGCGTTTAACCAATCAGTCGTACAAGCTTAA
- a CDS encoding energy transducer TonB has product MKTFVIAFMCLMGTTGLLPATGAFAQMRSQLVYTTVERQPEFPGGKAALSRYLAENIRFPSSLMRKNQNTGPVAAKFIVDKDGSVHDVRISTKPLGKKAQKGMEDFMTTIIAAIEQMPRWRPGEVKGEPVAVFYTLPIEVNMQ; this is encoded by the coding sequence ATGAAAACTTTTGTAATTGCCTTCATGTGCCTTATGGGTACAACCGGCCTACTTCCAGCAACGGGTGCTTTCGCTCAAATGCGCAGCCAGTTAGTCTATACTACCGTTGAGCGTCAGCCTGAATTTCCGGGCGGTAAAGCTGCCCTGAGCCGCTATCTGGCAGAAAATATTCGTTTTCCAAGTTCATTGATGCGGAAAAATCAAAATACGGGCCCAGTTGCTGCCAAATTTATTGTTGACAAAGATGGCAGCGTACATGATGTGCGGATCTCAACAAAACCACTTGGCAAAAAAGCCCAGAAGGGAATGGAAGACTTTATGACGACCATTATTGCGGCTATCGAGCAAATGCCTCGCTGGCGTCCAGGCGAAGTAAAAGGCGAACCGGTTGCCGTCTTCTATACGCTCCCAATAGAAGTTAATATGCAATAA
- a CDS encoding AraC family transcriptional regulator, whose product MEDYNKIIESLGVKFIKARNIRILQPITIKNFYDVENTLLILYNGEVSIGEERVKVEVGDMLFIPGGKHVTVTYGDPTSSKTVSNEEFMTHRESYWEGNHDPKLIGHLPNSFGYVSFEAKVFDSVNFFNSLDVPPFIIKREDHLANTIDQILAEDMTDLAGKGRIVKIKTEEIVIEVVRYILKNRLFVEQLVTNSTYFKDPRLIDIFAYIKENLGGDLSNKVLANVANVSEDYVGQYFKMLTGINPQDYIEYQRMEAAVGLLRTSKKSIRAIGAEVGYKDTAYFCRRFKMMFGIPAGKMRRRESLMNV is encoded by the coding sequence ATGGAAGACTACAATAAAATAATTGAATCGCTGGGCGTAAAATTTATTAAGGCCCGAAACATTCGGATTTTGCAGCCGATCACCATCAAAAACTTTTATGATGTTGAGAATACACTGCTGATCTTATATAATGGCGAAGTGTCGATCGGCGAAGAACGGGTTAAGGTTGAAGTAGGCGATATGCTGTTCATTCCGGGAGGAAAGCATGTCACGGTTACCTACGGAGACCCCACCAGCTCTAAAACTGTCTCGAATGAGGAGTTTATGACGCACCGGGAATCGTACTGGGAAGGGAATCACGATCCCAAGCTCATTGGCCATCTGCCTAATTCGTTTGGCTATGTGTCCTTTGAGGCTAAGGTCTTCGATTCCGTGAACTTTTTCAACTCGCTCGATGTGCCTCCGTTCATCATTAAGCGCGAAGATCATCTGGCCAATACAATCGACCAGATTCTGGCCGAAGACATGACTGATCTGGCCGGAAAAGGACGTATTGTTAAGATCAAGACCGAAGAAATTGTTATTGAAGTTGTTCGGTACATTCTGAAAAATCGTCTGTTTGTTGAGCAGTTGGTTACCAACAGCACTTATTTTAAAGACCCGCGCTTAATCGATATTTTCGCTTATATCAAGGAAAATCTGGGGGGCGACCTGTCAAACAAAGTGCTGGCTAACGTTGCCAACGTTTCTGAAGATTATGTGGGACAGTACTTTAAAATGCTGACGGGTATCAATCCGCAGGATTATATAGAGTACCAACGAATGGAAGCGGCTGTTGGCCTTTTGCGTACAAGCAAAAAGAGCATCCGGGCCATTGGGGCCGAAGTAGGGTATAAAGATACCGCTTACTTCTGCCGTCGATTTAAAATGATGTTTGGTATTCCAGCAGGCAAGATGCGTCGTCGCGAATCGCTGATGAACGTGTAG